From the Acidilutibacter cellobiosedens genome, one window contains:
- a CDS encoding DHH family phosphoesterase has translation MKNKKILDLIAPDTKVYLWIIGVLLVILSFYEPIIAFLGVILLGYLIFYYWRNVHIKKEEWTKYIESLTEELDSATKHAIFNMPIPLTIVEIDGTINWYNTQFLDMVEDKDILNKNLELIIPGFKIDYIHEKKDLSPIEISFRDRYYKVYYNIVNLKKTTTAKDAIIMLYWIDNTAFSILRHKYIDEKMCLGIIQVDNYDEVRNNTDEGNRPLVFAEIDKRINEFMIRINGCVRKYENDKYIIILENRYLESSELKKFDILDQIREINMGNKIPVTLSIGVGVNGENPFQTYEYARAAIDIALGRGGDQAVVKRPSRFNFYGGKTQAVEKRNKVKARVISHALRQLIDQSEKVFVMGHKIADMDSFGASIGILRVAKNRNKKAYMVLRGINPSIKNLYDRMREEQPEYLDQIITPEEANNIADKSSILIVVDNHRPSYTEDPDLLNIIEKAVLIDHHRRGEEFIKDPVLMYLEPYASSTCELVTEILYYMSDKLELTRFEADSLLAGISVDTKNFTFQTGVRTFEAASFLKRAGADTTSVRKLFKDDFDTYVCKAEVIRDAVIIHGKIAISRFPKETEDSLLIAAQAANDLLNINGIVASFVLTLSSGKVHISGRSTGEISVQLILEKLGGGGHLTSAGAQLENTTIDDAEILLKKNLDEYLREGEDE, from the coding sequence ATGAAAAATAAAAAAATTTTAGATCTTATTGCTCCGGATACAAAGGTATATCTTTGGATAATAGGAGTGCTTTTAGTTATATTATCATTTTATGAACCCATAATTGCATTTTTAGGGGTAATTCTTCTGGGATATTTAATTTTCTATTATTGGAGAAATGTCCATATTAAAAAAGAAGAATGGACAAAATATATAGAAAGCTTAACTGAGGAACTTGACTCTGCTACTAAACATGCAATATTTAATATGCCGATTCCTCTGACTATTGTGGAAATAGATGGAACTATTAACTGGTATAATACTCAGTTCCTTGATATGGTTGAAGACAAGGATATCTTAAATAAGAATTTGGAGTTAATCATTCCTGGATTTAAAATAGATTATATACACGAGAAAAAGGATTTATCTCCTATTGAGATATCTTTCAGGGATAGATATTATAAGGTTTATTACAACATTGTAAATTTAAAGAAAACGACGACGGCTAAAGACGCTATAATAATGCTTTATTGGATTGACAATACAGCTTTTTCAATCCTTAGGCATAAATATATTGATGAAAAAATGTGTTTGGGAATTATTCAGGTAGATAACTATGATGAGGTAAGAAACAACACCGATGAGGGAAACAGGCCCTTGGTCTTTGCTGAGATAGATAAACGAATAAATGAATTCATGATCAGGATTAATGGCTGTGTAAGGAAATACGAAAATGATAAATATATAATAATACTTGAAAACAGATATTTGGAATCCTCGGAATTAAAAAAGTTCGATATATTAGATCAAATCAGAGAGATAAATATGGGAAATAAAATTCCGGTAACATTAAGTATAGGAGTGGGAGTGAATGGAGAGAATCCATTTCAAACCTATGAATATGCCAGGGCAGCCATAGATATTGCTCTCGGTAGAGGTGGAGACCAAGCCGTTGTTAAGAGACCAAGCAGGTTTAATTTCTATGGAGGTAAAACTCAAGCCGTAGAGAAGAGAAATAAGGTTAAAGCCAGGGTTATATCCCATGCTTTAAGACAATTAATCGATCAGTCGGAAAAGGTATTTGTTATGGGACATAAAATTGCTGATATGGATTCTTTCGGAGCAAGCATTGGCATATTGAGAGTTGCTAAAAACAGAAATAAAAAGGCTTACATGGTTCTCAGAGGAATTAATCCTTCTATTAAAAATTTATATGATAGAATGAGAGAAGAACAGCCTGAATATTTAGATCAGATAATCACACCGGAAGAGGCAAATAACATTGCAGATAAGTCTTCAATATTGATAGTAGTCGATAATCACAGACCCAGCTATACTGAAGACCCGGATTTGCTTAATATTATTGAAAAGGCAGTTCTCATAGATCATCATAGGAGAGGAGAAGAATTTATAAAAGATCCGGTATTAATGTATTTAGAACCTTACGCTTCCTCTACATGTGAACTTGTAACGGAAATACTTTATTATATGTCTGACAAATTGGAACTTACCAGATTTGAGGCTGATTCCCTCTTGGCGGGAATAAGTGTTGATACTAAAAATTTCACTTTCCAAACCGGTGTCAGAACTTTCGAAGCTGCTTCTTTTTTGAAGAGAGCAGGAGCCGACACTACAAGTGTAAGAAAATTATTTAAAGATGATTTTGACACTTATGTTTGTAAAGCCGAAGTGATAAGAGATGCAGTTATAATTCATGGAAAGATAGCAATATCAAGATTCCCGAAAGAAACGGAGGATTCTTTACTGATAGCAGCTCAAGCTGCAAATGACCTTTTAAATATAAATGGAATAGTAGCTTCCTTTGTTTTGACTTTAAGTAGTGGAAAAGTTCATATAAGCGGTAGATCTACAGGAGAGATAAGCGTACAGCTTATTTTGGAGAAATTAGGAGGAGGGGGACATTTGACTAGTGCAGGTGCTCAGCTGGAAAATACCACTATTGATGACGCAGAAATATTGCTTAAAAAGAATTTAGATGAATATTTAAGGGAGGGTGAAGATGAATGA
- the rpsR gene encoding 30S ribosomal protein S18, which translates to MQKRYKTRKRVCSFCADKVDHIDYKDINKLKKYITERGKILPRRITGNCAKHQRQLTKAIKMARQVALLPYNAD; encoded by the coding sequence ATGCAGAAAAGATATAAAACGAGAAAGAGAGTTTGCAGTTTTTGTGCGGACAAAGTTGATCATATTGACTATAAGGATATAAATAAACTTAAAAAATATATAACTGAAAGAGGAAAGATACTTCCGAGGAGAATTACCGGTAATTGTGCCAAACATCAAAGACAGTTGACAAAGGCTATAAAGATGGCAAGGCAAGTAGCTTTGTTACCATATAATGCAGATTAA
- a CDS encoding single-stranded DNA-binding protein, with amino-acid sequence MNSVILIGRLTRDPELRFLPASGTPVSTFSLAVDKQLSKEKKQEMESKGAATADFINIVVWGKQAENCANYLSKGKLVAIQGRIQSRSYEGKDGQRRYVTEVVADRVQFLEWGDNKGSNFSSNSSDFPDIEGFHPVDDDNIPF; translated from the coding sequence TTGAATAGTGTTATTTTGATTGGAAGATTGACCAGAGACCCAGAATTAAGGTTTCTCCCTGCAAGCGGAACTCCTGTATCTACATTTAGTTTGGCTGTAGACAAACAGCTATCGAAAGAAAAAAAACAAGAAATGGAATCGAAGGGAGCTGCCACGGCTGATTTTATAAATATAGTTGTATGGGGAAAACAAGCAGAAAATTGTGCTAACTACTTATCCAAGGGAAAACTTGTTGCTATTCAAGGAAGAATTCAGAGCAGAAGCTATGAGGGAAAAGATGGTCAAAGAAGATATGTGACAGAAGTAGTGGCAGATAGAGTTCAATTTTTAGAATGGGGCGATAATAAAGGTTCAAATTTCAGCAGTAACAGTTCAGATTTCCCAGACATTGAAGGCTTTCATCCTGTAGATGACGATAATATTCCATTCTAA
- a CDS encoding MazG-like family protein, whose amino-acid sequence MINDKDINITKNLKTIEWLKSELLMSIASLYELMSKGGENVKEDASDLISNIILISYLLGKRLGISYENIDLKVENKLKLGLVENHKIEKWYGDFSELIENFRLRKE is encoded by the coding sequence ATGATTAATGATAAGGATATAAATATCACTAAAAATTTAAAAACAATAGAATGGCTTAAAAGCGAGCTTTTAATGAGTATAGCATCTCTTTATGAATTGATGTCTAAAGGAGGAGAAAATGTTAAAGAAGATGCTTCAGATTTGATTTCAAATATTATATTAATTTCTTATTTATTAGGGAAAAGGCTTGGAATAAGTTATGAAAACATTGATTTAAAAGTTGAAAATAAACTAAAATTGGGTTTAGTGGAGAATCATAAGATTGAAAAATGGTATGGAGATTTCAGCGAGCTTATAGAAAACTTTAGGCTGAGAAAAGAATAG
- a CDS encoding GNAT family N-acetyltransferase, translating into MEIASGERIKIYHLTLEDVMLMSKWGIHKNPLFNDYNFSAMNNDELIEWYRFKTSFKSKKYFSVYNEEDNFIGYLGIKNIRNIMKESTLGVAFDPNYMNQGYGTEAIKAFLKYYFINLNMRILFLKVAKFNKRAKRCYEKCGFVVCNEYLKIYDNQLLDLNNPYYLEEKDSFVIKNKKIYNYIYKMKVDKKIIK; encoded by the coding sequence ATGGAGATAGCATCGGGAGAAAGGATAAAGATATATCATCTTACATTAGAAGATGTAATGCTTATGTCGAAATGGGGAATTCATAAAAATCCTCTTTTCAACGATTATAATTTTTCTGCAATGAATAATGATGAATTAATAGAATGGTATAGATTTAAGACATCTTTTAAATCAAAAAAATATTTTTCTGTATATAATGAAGAGGATAATTTCATTGGATATTTAGGTATTAAAAATATAAGAAATATAATGAAAGAATCAACATTAGGGGTAGCCTTTGATCCGAATTATATGAATCAAGGATACGGAACAGAGGCTATAAAGGCATTTTTGAAATATTATTTTATAAATTTAAATATGAGGATACTTTTTCTGAAAGTAGCAAAATTTAACAAGAGAGCTAAAAGATGTTATGAAAAATGTGGGTTTGTAGTTTGCAATGAATATTTAAAAATATATGACAATCAGCTTTTAGATCTAAACAATCCTTATTATTTAGAAGAGAAAGATTCCTTTGTTATTAAGAACAAAAAAATATATAATTATATATATAAGATGAAGGTAGACAAAAAAATTATTAAATAG
- the rplI gene encoding 50S ribosomal protein L9 has product MKVILLEDVKGLGKKGDLVNAKDGYVRNFLFPKNLVIEATEGNLKVLKDKKKSEENKKKAEYEKALKLKETIEKVDIEIKRKAGEGGKLFGSITSKDIAEVLKSKYNIDLDKRKIVLQDNIKSIGATTVEVKIHQDVSAIIKIKVEEE; this is encoded by the coding sequence ATGAAAGTAATATTGCTTGAAGATGTAAAAGGATTAGGTAAAAAAGGAGATTTGGTAAATGCTAAAGATGGATATGTGAGAAACTTTCTTTTTCCCAAGAATTTAGTTATAGAGGCAACAGAAGGTAATTTAAAAGTTTTAAAGGATAAGAAGAAATCGGAAGAAAATAAGAAAAAAGCTGAATACGAAAAAGCGTTAAAATTGAAGGAGACTATTGAAAAAGTAGATATTGAAATAAAGAGGAAAGCCGGAGAAGGCGGGAAGCTTTTTGGTTCAATTACTTCAAAAGATATAGCGGAAGTACTTAAAAGTAAATACAATATAGATTTAGATAAGAGAAAAATTGTTCTTCAAGATAATATTAAATCCATTGGAGCAACTACAGTGGAAGTGAAAATACATCAGGATGTTTCGGCAATTATAAAGATAAAAGTTGAGGAAGAGTAG
- the dnaB gene encoding replicative DNA helicase, translating into MGKIPPHSLESEQSILGAMIIDKEAINTAIENIKAEDFYKEANKEIFETIIELYNRNEPVDLITLSEELKRRNTLENVGGLTYLSNLSNGISTTANTKYYCKIVEEKSVLRRLIKSCDEIMTKSFEDSEEVNRIIEMAEKSIFDITQGRNRKGVLPIKEVLLESFSRIEEMASKEGGLTGLTTGFTDLDNKLSGLQKSDLILLAARPSMGKTALGLNIGLNSALKGDANVAIFSLEMSKEQLVQRMLSSASHVNLQNIISGNLNEEEWMKIIESMGPLSQTKIYIDDTAGISLMEMKAKCRKLKIEKGLDLIIIDYLQLMQADGYHESRQQEISAISRGLKALAKEMECPVLALSQLSRAPELRADHKPMLSDLRESGAIEQDADIVLFLYRDEYYNPDTEKKNTGEIIISKHRNGPTGSVELVWMGQYTKFLNMEKFRE; encoded by the coding sequence TTGGGGAAAATACCTCCTCATAGCTTGGAATCGGAGCAGTCTATACTGGGAGCCATGATTATAGACAAAGAAGCAATAAATACGGCTATTGAAAATATTAAGGCTGAAGACTTTTATAAAGAAGCGAATAAGGAAATATTTGAGACAATAATTGAATTATATAATCGGAACGAACCGGTAGATCTGATTACCCTTTCAGAAGAATTAAAAAGAAGAAATACCTTAGAAAATGTAGGAGGGCTGACGTATCTCTCCAATCTTTCAAATGGAATTTCAACTACTGCAAATACAAAATATTATTGCAAAATAGTTGAGGAGAAATCTGTATTAAGGCGTCTCATAAAATCTTGCGATGAAATAATGACTAAAAGTTTTGAAGACAGCGAAGAAGTAAATAGAATTATTGAAATGGCAGAAAAAAGTATATTCGATATTACCCAAGGGCGAAACAGGAAGGGGGTTTTGCCCATAAAAGAAGTTTTGCTTGAAAGCTTTTCAAGGATTGAAGAGATGGCTTCAAAAGAAGGGGGATTAACAGGTCTTACTACAGGATTTACGGATTTGGATAATAAGCTCTCAGGATTGCAGAAATCTGATTTAATACTTTTGGCTGCCAGACCGTCTATGGGGAAAACCGCTTTAGGTTTGAATATCGGTTTGAACAGTGCTTTAAAGGGAGATGCTAATGTAGCAATATTTAGCCTTGAAATGTCAAAGGAGCAGTTGGTTCAGAGAATGCTTAGCTCAGCTTCCCATGTGAATTTGCAGAATATTATCAGCGGTAATCTAAATGAAGAGGAATGGATGAAAATAATTGAATCCATGGGCCCCCTTTCCCAGACTAAGATATATATTGACGATACAGCAGGGATTTCTTTAATGGAAATGAAAGCAAAATGCAGAAAACTAAAAATTGAGAAAGGATTGGATTTAATAATAATAGATTATCTTCAACTTATGCAGGCAGATGGCTATCATGAAAGCAGACAGCAGGAAATATCAGCTATATCCAGAGGCCTTAAAGCTCTTGCAAAGGAAATGGAATGTCCGGTATTAGCTCTTTCTCAATTATCCCGTGCTCCTGAGTTAAGGGCAGATCATAAACCTATGCTCTCTGACCTGAGAGAATCCGGTGCTATTGAGCAGGATGCGGATATAGTACTGTTCTTATACAGAGATGAATATTATAATCCGGATACTGAAAAGAAGAATACAGGTGAAATAATAATTTCAAAACATAGAAATGGGCCTACAGGATCAGTGGAACTGGTTTGGATGGGCCAATACACTAAGTTTTTAAATATGGAGAAATTTAGAGAATAA
- a CDS encoding DUF2232 domain-containing protein: MIFKKNLVLFMEVIVVAALMALYMFLGLYYLPVISIFYPIPFIVLGAKKGLRYNIIGLLSSCVLIGALMDIYTGILVFAVFAPVSIFITYYIKQRKSANETILIAALISLISNLFAIELLGKVSGTSLMNQLEQMFSQILKAQIEMLKDTGMSSTEIYGAEDLLKNTFEYMTLIMPSIVIIISSILAYVDYLISVVILRKFGHGVFSVPQFSYFRLPNNVILGISTIFIGVFLLKIIKIFYYETIFINILVLLFFLFFIEGLAVVSFFIGKIRMGKLGKIIFIFLIILSLPLSIIVSTIGLLDVIFDFRKIKGRV; this comes from the coding sequence TTGATATTTAAAAAGAACTTGGTACTTTTTATGGAAGTCATAGTTGTAGCCGCTTTAATGGCTTTGTATATGTTTTTAGGATTATATTATCTTCCGGTTATATCCATTTTTTATCCCATACCCTTTATAGTTTTAGGTGCTAAAAAAGGATTAAGATACAACATTATTGGCTTACTGTCCTCCTGTGTTTTAATAGGAGCGTTAATGGATATATATACGGGGATTTTAGTATTTGCTGTTTTTGCACCGGTAAGCATTTTTATAACATATTATATTAAACAAAGAAAATCCGCTAATGAGACAATCCTTATAGCAGCTTTGATTTCTTTAATTTCAAATTTATTTGCTATAGAACTTTTGGGGAAAGTGTCGGGAACAAGCTTAATGAATCAGTTGGAACAGATGTTTTCTCAGATCTTAAAAGCTCAAATAGAAATGCTTAAAGATACGGGAATGTCTTCTACAGAAATATACGGAGCCGAAGATCTTTTAAAAAATACATTTGAATATATGACCCTTATAATGCCTTCTATAGTAATAATTATATCTTCGATTCTTGCTTACGTTGATTATCTGATATCTGTGGTAATTTTAAGAAAATTTGGCCATGGAGTTTTTTCCGTTCCTCAATTTTCTTATTTTAGATTACCGAACAATGTGATTTTAGGAATATCGACAATATTTATAGGGGTATTTTTGTTAAAAATAATTAAAATTTTTTATTACGAAACTATATTTATAAATATCTTAGTATTATTATTCTTTTTATTCTTTATAGAAGGATTGGCTGTTGTGAGCTTTTTTATCGGAAAAATTAGAATGGGTAAACTTGGGAAAATCATATTTATATTTTTAATTATATTAAGTCTTCCTTTAAGTATAATAGTTTCTACAATAGGGTTATTGGACGTAATATTTGATTTTAGAAAAATAAAGGGGCGGGTTTAA